The Oenanthe melanoleuca isolate GR-GAL-2019-014 chromosome 1, OMel1.0, whole genome shotgun sequence genome segment AGGACACTTTGTGTAGTGCCAAATCCTAGCTGTCAGCTCTCGAAATTTTGGATTGCTCCAAATTACAACTATGGAGTGTCCTGTAGGACTGGCAGCCATTATAGCTATACAtatggattttggggtgctaAAACGTAAAAATAAGTcatataaaagaaaagcaaaacctataaaatatataatataaaggATAAGGAGGGAACAGACTGACTTGATGGCTTTCATATGGGCTTCTAAACTGGGATCCCTGAAGCCACTTGCATTATTTTGCATCCTTCTGGTGTGTATCCACAGAGACCAAATCAGCAGAACACTTGAAACAACAGACAGTATTAAAGGCATACCTACACCAGCATTAGAGAGAAGAATTAATAAATCCAAATTGTCTTTCCTTGTGGTTCTCATTGCTGAAGAATTGGTCACGGGTAGAGGAGCAGTGAAGTTGTTGTGCACACTGTAGACCTCCCAGGCAAAGGGAATTGCAGCTGTGAAGGAGCAGAGCCATGATGTGAACAGCATCCAGGGCATCCCCCTGGCAATTCTCTGCTTCAGCCAGATGAAGAAAGAGTGTGTGAAGCTGGCAACCTTGATACAATAGAAGACACTAAGCCAGGCTCCAAACCATAGGTTGGCGTAGTTCAAAAACATATAGACTGTCTTGATAATACCAAATagattttcttcaaaatagGAGGGTTCACAAAATATAGTTAAGAATAAATCCAGTATAATCCAACATTGCAATGTAATTCTCGATAAACTCAGAGAGATCATGATCATATCATATGAGGGCCATGTTTTTCTCCCAGTGCAGCTTGATGAGCTGGCAGCCAAGATGATTCCATTTCCTAGAATTCCTGCCATGGATTCCATTATAGCAATTGATAGAAAAAGGACAGCAAATGATGTCATCATTGGAAGCCAAGAGCTCAGAGTTATTACTCAGCTTCACCTGGGCCCCTGAAAGCCTCAGATCTGTCAGGCACTGGCAATCCCAAGGAGCTGTTGTGGGCAATGCTCACCTATTTATCTCAGGGCAGCAGTATCCTAGtgtcatttaatatttttgctattttgcaTGTTGTTTTGGGGGTTGATGTCTCAGCTGATTTGTCTAATCATGCAAATTGGATCAAGATTCAATTACATAGTTCCCATTTTGGTGAAAGGCTTTGCATTGGAATGGTGAAGGGATTTGAACTGGAAGGGTTATGGAGCAGGTGAATTGTGCTGTTTACAAGTGCCTGATGTCCTGCTTTACATGTTTAGATTTGTTTCTCCTATCTGATGCCTTAATGTCTCCCTTTCTTGCACTATTATGGCTTCCAAGTATATGATAAATACTTGCCATAGCATCTTCTTATCTAGGGACAGCTCCTTTGCTTTATCAGGTGTATTCAAATTGCTGCTGCAAGGAGGATTTTtagacttttttctttgtgtatgGATATTTTTAAGCCTTGTATTTATCATTGCATGCTTGCTCAGAGTGTCCCAAAAGAGGACAAGAAAAATCTGTGGGAagataaacacagagaaaaggaataTAATTTTACCAGAGTACTTCACTTGTCTATTTTTCACAAGCTTCCTGAAAAAATGCTGGGATTACCTAACAAATTTATGATCTTGCAATGTACAACATTACATACAGGAGCAATGGCACAACTATCAATCAAGGCAGTTTTGCTTCCCATATGGAATAATACCTTTAAAATTCTGCTATACTTGCTAAAAGAACTGAATTCAAACATTTTCCAcatccaaaaagaaaaaggtgagtCGAGAAGCTTAGTTCATTGAAACATTTTGGGACTCACATTCTTTTCTGCAGTCTAGaccacagaaggaaaaacacaaaggCTCTTATAAATGCAGTGATACAAGTAGCTGTCACTAGTACAGTAAGAAGTGGGCGGCAGTGATCAGATGAGAAATTTTTAGATGTtttcaaggggttttttttagtagtCTGCATTTAACAATGCTTAATGTAATCTATGATTGCAAAGGGAAGTGGTCAAACCATTTTAATTATGCACCTGTAGGAGTAAAAATTTGTGACCATTACACctcagatatatatatatatttgttcaTATATTTCATACATATACCATTGTATGTGCTATGTGCATGTTATGTACAGATACTGATTACAATaaatcatataaaaataaaaaaataaataattaaaaaccaaataaaaaacaatttaaaaaatattttactttagtATTGGTACAaactatttttctgttcttattaaaaattttattaagaGTTATTCTTAGTGGGAGCAACATGATTGCAtatgctttttctcttttttaatctGGCCTTATCACATCGTGACACAGTGATCCTTAGGCTTGACTCTATGATCATTTTGTTTAATATATGCTCTAAATGGCTTTCCCACTATCACATCTGCAAAGTTCTTTATGGGAATCCAGTTGAAATTGCTAATTTCCCCCTTGTCAAAACTTGGAAACCACTCAAGTATTCTTCTGGATTAAGATGTTTAACAAATGGGTTCAAAACTCACAGAAGCTCTTCCTTTGGAAGATTTTAAACAATTTAGAACATTCTGCTTCCAAATTTTGCAAGTGTACCTGTATGAAAACTATTGGAGTTGTAACACTTACATAATTTTTGGCATGAAAATCTTTTGAAAAACAATTGACATTATCACCACACTTAGATTTCACTTCCACCttgaagaaatataaaaaagtgtgtttggttttttgacAGGAACTGCTTTGTACCGTACTGTTGACAGCCACTTCCAAcagaaaaatgtcagtgaaTACAGAGCATTTGCCTTTTAGTAAAAGATAAATGTGTAGCTGCACCTTGAATTCAACAGCTCCTTTAAGCtcattcacagaatcacagaatcacagaatcacagaatcacagaatcacagaatggtttgggttgaaagggaccttagGACCgtccagttccaaccccctgccacaggcagggacactttcctgTAGAGGAGGCAACTCAGAGCCCCATTCAGTGTTGAGCCTGAGCCCCTTGCCACCAGATAACCAGCAAATGTCTGTGTGATGTGTGTGGGGTTTATGGGCAAGGCTTTGGCagtggggaggctgcaggggtggTTTGTGTGAGAAGGGACCAGGAGTTGCCCCTGTGTCACACTGAACCAGTCCCAGTCACCCCCAAAAGGGACCCACCATTGGCCAAGGCTCTGCCCACCAGAGATGTGGTGACATGTCTGTGACAACTCATTTAAGGCAGGGGAAAGAGcagtgcacagctgctgtgagagagaggacagagagagaataTGTGAGAGCATGAGCCTTGCAGAGAGGCAGGGCAGTGAAGAAGGGGGGCACAAGAAGCTGCAGGCACCAGAGCAGACATTCCCATGCTCTCCCTGGGGAGGATCATGGTGATGTAGACTGTGACCCTGCAAGCCCTGGCAGATCACACTGCAGCAGATACCCACactgcagcctgagcagagcCCCCTGGCAGCAGGTAGGTGGTTGTGCCCTGAAGGAAGCTGCATCCTGTGGAGATCCCAGCATGGAGAAGGCTCCTGGCAAAGGCTGCAGCCCGTGGGGATCCCATGCTGAAGCAGTTTGTTCCTGGCAGATTGCACCCAGTGGAGAGGATCCCCTCTGCAGTTCCCATTCCCTCCTCAGGGAGGAGGTGGAAGAGTAAAGAGGAGTGGATGGGGGAAAAAGGTTTCTGcatctgttctttctttctcatgtCCCTAGTCTGTTTTTgattggcaataaattaaattattttgtccaTATTGAAGGAATCCCCACCAGGCAAGGCAAAGACAGTGAGGGCTCTGCCAGGCCTGCAGTGCACCCCCATATGGGCAAGGATAGCAGAGAAGCTCTGTAAGGACAATTAGGGACAGCCACAAGGCCAGGGATTGCCAGACATATCCAGAGTGAAAAGACGTGTCAGGGATCAAGGCAGTAATTCCAGGCTGCATGCCAGGATCAGTATCCAGGTGAGCTAGGCAGGTGGAAAGGCccaggcaaagctgcagcacagctcagggaggaCTCCAGGGTGAgcacccagctcagcagcagctcctggacaTAGCGGGGGCTAAGCCCCACTGAGGCTTGTCCCAGCAATGAGCTAAAAGGTCAGGCATTGGCGCTGTGGAAGTTGGCTCTGAATTGAGGCAGTGAAAGCCCCAAAAGCAAGGGCTTAATTTCAGCAGAAAGCCCATTCATAGCTTTTTGTCTTGCCCTGTCccaacacacacagaaaagcagtaCAACCTGGCACACAGGATTTCTCTTTCTTAAAATCACGTTTGATTGGCACTGAAAATTAAGTCCGTCACACATAGTCCAGAATGTCAATGATGaaatttccagctgtgtttaTGGAAATGCTAATAGAGAAGGAT includes the following:
- the LOC130259920 gene encoding taste receptor type 2 member 40-like, with the translated sequence MMTSFAVLFLSIAIMESMAGILGNGIILAASSSSCTGRKTWPSYDMIMISLSLSRITLQCWIILDLFLTIFCEPSYFEENLFGIIKTVYMFLNYANLWFGAWLSVFYCIKVASFTHSFFIWLKQRIARGMPWMLFTSWLCSFTAAIPFAWEVYSVHNNFTAPLPVTNSSAMRTTRKDNLDLLILLSNAGVGMPLILSVVSSVLLIWSLWIHTRRMQNNASGFRDPSLEAHMKAIKSVCSLLILYIIYFIGFAFLLYDLFLRFSTPKSICIAIMAASPTGHSIVVIWSNPKFRELTARIWHYTKCPVETRSM